One window of Lemur catta isolate mLemCat1 chromosome 3, mLemCat1.pri, whole genome shotgun sequence genomic DNA carries:
- the RXFP4 gene encoding relaxin-3 receptor 2 — protein MPTPNTSAFPPTFFWVNTSGGSVLSAADAAMPVQFLALRVMVALAYGLVGAIGLLGNLAVLWVLGNCARRAPGPPSDTFVFNLALADLGLALTLPFWAAESALDFHWPFGGALCKMVLTATVLNVYASIFLITALSVARYWVVAMAAGPGTHLSLFWARVATLAVWVAAALVTVPTAVFGAEGEVWGVRLCLLRFPSRYWLGAYQLQRVVLAFVVPLGIITTSYLLLLAFLRRRQRRRQDSRVVARSVCILVASFFLCWFPNHVVTLWGVLVKFDLVPWDSTFYAIHTYVFPVTTCLAHSNSCLNPVLYCLLRREPRQALENTFRDLRTRLWPQGRGWVEQVALKEVGRPWVVNTLPEGGPSTVLTNLDKGTPG, from the coding sequence ATGCCCACACCCAATACCTCTGCTTTTCCACCCACGTTCTTCTGGGTCAACACCTCTGGAGGCAGCGTGCTGAGTGCTGCTGATGCTGCTATGCCTGTTCAATTCCTAGCTCTGAGGGTCATGGTTGCCCTGGCTTATGGGCTTGTGGGGGCCATCGGCTTGCTAGGAAATTTGGCCGTTCTGTGGGTACTGGGTAACTGTGCTCGGCGAGCCCCTGGCCCACCTTCCGACACCTTTGTCTTCAACCTGGCTCTGGCGGATCTAGGGCTGGCACTCACTCTCCCCTTCTGGGCAGCCGAGTCGGCACTGGACTTCCACTGGCCCTTTGGAGGTGCCCTCTGCAAGATGGTCCTGACGGCCACTGTCCTCAACGTCTACGCTAGCATCTTCCTCATCACGGCGCTGAGTGTTGCTCGCTACTGGGTGGTGGCCATGGCTGCAGGCCCAGGCACCCACCTCTCACTCTTCTGGGCCCGCGTGGCCACCCTGGCAGTGTGGGTAGCGGCTGCCCTGGTGACGGTGCCCACAGCTGTTTTTGGGGCTGAAGGTGAGGTGTGGGGTGTGCGCCTCTGCCTGCTGCGTTTCCCCAGCAGGTATTGGCTGGGGGCCTACCAGCTGCAAAGGGTGGTGCTGGCCTTTGTGGTGCCCTTGGGCATCATCACCACCAGctacctgctgctgctggccTTCCTGCGGCGGCGGCAACGGCGACGGCAGGACAGTAGGGTCGTGGCCCGCTCTGTCTGCATCCTGGTGGCCTCCTTCTTCCTCTGCTGGTTCCCCAACCATGTGGTCACTCTCTGGGGTGTCCTGGTGAAGTTTGACCTGGTGCCCTGGGACAGTACTTTTTACGCCATCCATACTTACGTCTTCCCTGTCACGacttgcctggcacacagcaacaGCTGCCTCAACCCTGTGCTGTACTGTCTCCTAAGGCGGGAGCCCAGGCAGGCTCTGGAAAACACCTTCCGGGACCTGCGAACGAGGCTGTGGCCCCAGGGCCGAGGCTGGGTGGAACAGGTGGCCCTAAAGGAGGTAGGAAGGCCGTGGGTAGTGAACACCCTCCCGGAGGGTGGCCCATCTACCGTGCTTACCAACCTGGACAAAGGGACACCTGGGTGA